One segment of Agrococcus sp. ProA11 DNA contains the following:
- a CDS encoding carbon starvation protein A, with the protein MGSLVLMLIGLAMFAAGYFIYSKYLANRVYRLDPAFRTPAHELRDGVDYMPTNKFILWGHHFTSVAGAAPIVGPAIAVIWGWLPALLWVTIGTVFFAGMHDLGTLWASMRNKGRSIGALSGRYIGKRGANLFLIVIFLLLLMVIAAFAVVIKNLLIGTPTAVIPTWGAIIVALLVGVAVYRMRWPLIPVTVVGVVALYGLIVIGSANPVVLPESFLGMTPATFWILALFVYGAIASLLPVWVLLQPRDYINGVQLFVGLILLFGSVVIATLFGDIKPDIVAPMINMNLPEGTPSMIPLLFVTIACGAISGFHGMVSSGTTSKQIDKETDARFVGYFGAVGEGLLSLGTILAVVGGIQSTAAWEEIYSSFGAGGVNAFVQGGGALMENGLGLPAALSATVLATMAVLFAATTMDTGMRLLRFIVQEIGDAVKVKIGKIPATLVVVVVGLGLTFSQGLGGEGGLRIWPLFGTTNQLMASLSLSIIAVMLIRKRRNPLPALIPLVLVFAMSFWAAIEQLFSFTAPGNEDWLLFALDVVIIVASVWVAVEAVMAMRRAAKAPAELEHEDAELETARERV; encoded by the coding sequence ATGGGTTCCCTGGTGCTCATGCTCATCGGCCTGGCGATGTTCGCCGCCGGCTACTTCATCTACTCCAAGTACCTCGCGAATCGGGTGTACCGGCTCGACCCGGCATTCCGGACGCCGGCTCACGAGCTGCGCGATGGCGTCGACTACATGCCGACGAACAAGTTCATCCTCTGGGGCCATCACTTCACGTCGGTCGCGGGCGCAGCCCCGATCGTCGGCCCCGCAATCGCCGTCATCTGGGGTTGGCTGCCGGCACTGCTGTGGGTGACGATCGGCACGGTCTTCTTCGCCGGCATGCACGACCTCGGCACGCTGTGGGCGTCCATGCGCAACAAGGGCCGCTCGATCGGCGCGCTCTCGGGCCGCTACATCGGCAAGCGCGGCGCCAACCTGTTCCTGATCGTTATCTTCCTGCTGCTGCTGATGGTCATCGCCGCCTTCGCCGTGGTGATCAAGAACCTGCTCATCGGCACGCCGACCGCCGTCATCCCGACCTGGGGCGCGATCATCGTCGCACTGCTCGTCGGCGTCGCCGTCTACCGCATGCGCTGGCCGCTCATCCCCGTCACGGTCGTGGGCGTGGTGGCGCTGTACGGGCTGATCGTGATCGGCAGCGCCAACCCCGTCGTGCTGCCCGAGTCGTTCCTCGGCATGACGCCGGCGACGTTCTGGATCCTGGCGCTGTTCGTCTACGGCGCGATCGCGTCGCTGCTGCCCGTCTGGGTGCTGCTGCAGCCGCGCGACTACATCAATGGCGTGCAGCTCTTCGTCGGGCTCATCCTGCTCTTCGGTTCGGTCGTGATCGCCACGCTGTTCGGCGATATCAAGCCCGACATCGTCGCCCCGATGATCAACATGAACCTGCCAGAGGGCACGCCCAGCATGATCCCGCTGCTCTTCGTCACCATCGCGTGCGGCGCCATCTCCGGCTTCCACGGCATGGTCTCCTCCGGCACGACGTCGAAGCAGATCGACAAGGAGACGGATGCTCGGTTCGTCGGCTACTTCGGCGCCGTCGGCGAGGGACTGCTCTCGCTCGGCACGATCCTCGCGGTGGTCGGCGGCATCCAGTCGACCGCTGCCTGGGAGGAGATCTACAGCTCCTTCGGTGCCGGCGGCGTCAACGCCTTCGTGCAGGGTGGTGGCGCGCTCATGGAGAACGGTCTCGGGCTGCCCGCCGCGCTGAGCGCCACCGTGCTCGCCACGATGGCGGTGCTGTTCGCCGCCACCACGATGGACACCGGCATGCGACTGCTGCGATTCATCGTGCAGGAGATCGGCGACGCGGTGAAGGTCAAGATCGGGAAGATCCCCGCGACCCTCGTCGTCGTGGTCGTCGGCCTCGGGCTGACGTTCTCGCAGGGGCTGGGCGGCGAGGGCGGCCTGCGCATCTGGCCGCTGTTCGGCACCACGAACCAGCTGATGGCCTCGCTCTCGCTGTCGATCATCGCCGTGATGCTCATTCGCAAGCGACGCAACCCGCTGCCGGCGCTCATCCCGCTCGTGCTCGTCTTCGCGATGTCGTTCTGGGCCGCGATCGAGCAGCTCTTCAGCTTCACGGCGCCCGGCAACGAGGACTGGCTGCTGTTCGCGCTCGACGTCGTCATCATCGTGGCGAGCGTGTGGGTGGCGGTCGAGGCGGTCATGGCAATGCGCCGGGCAGCGAAGGCGCCCGCGGAGCTCGAGCACGAGGACGCCGAGCTCGAGACAGCGCGCGAGCGCGTCTGA
- a CDS encoding formate/nitrite transporter family protein, with product MRDDHERRAQQRREDGANDGPVEETLEAEFEDVVGEGAERLHRTFRATAITGLLGGIEVGVGVIAYLGTLHATGDELLAGLAFSIGLIALLMAHSELFTENFLMPIAALVARDGTPGQLAKLWAGTLLGNLVGGWMMMGLVALAFPDWHALLGETAMHFLDAPIDGEFVALSLLGGAVITLMTRMQEGTESEPAKIVAAVAGGFILAGFQLFHSILDTLFAFAAILSGADITYLDWLLWFFPVLLLNLLGGVLLVTALRIVRTGELFKYRRRNERSEDDAA from the coding sequence GTGAGGGACGACCACGAGCGGCGCGCGCAGCAGCGGCGAGAGGACGGTGCCAACGACGGCCCGGTCGAGGAGACGCTCGAGGCGGAGTTCGAGGACGTCGTCGGCGAAGGCGCGGAGCGCCTGCACCGGACGTTCCGCGCGACCGCGATCACCGGGCTGCTCGGCGGCATCGAGGTCGGGGTCGGCGTGATCGCCTACCTGGGCACGCTCCACGCCACCGGTGACGAGCTGCTCGCCGGGCTCGCCTTCAGCATCGGCCTGATCGCGCTCCTCATGGCCCACAGCGAGCTGTTCACCGAGAACTTCCTCATGCCGATCGCCGCGCTCGTGGCTCGCGACGGCACGCCCGGTCAGCTCGCCAAGCTGTGGGCAGGAACGCTCTTGGGCAACCTGGTCGGCGGCTGGATGATGATGGGCCTCGTCGCGCTCGCATTCCCGGACTGGCACGCGCTGCTGGGCGAGACCGCCATGCACTTCCTCGATGCCCCGATCGACGGCGAGTTCGTCGCCCTGTCGCTGCTGGGCGGCGCCGTCATCACGCTGATGACCAGGATGCAGGAGGGCACCGAGTCGGAGCCGGCGAAGATCGTCGCGGCCGTCGCAGGCGGGTTCATCCTCGCCGGGTTCCAGCTCTTCCACTCGATCCTCGACACGCTCTTCGCCTTCGCGGCGATCCTGAGCGGCGCCGACATTACCTACCTCGACTGGCTGCTGTGGTTCTTCCCGGTGCTGCTGCTCAACCTCTTGGGCGGCGTGCTGCTCGTGACGGCGCTGCGCATCGTGCGGACGGGCGAGCTGTTCAAGTACCGCCGGCGCAACGAGCGGTCAGAGGACGACGCGGCGTGA
- a CDS encoding MFS transporter — translation MTSNDTRSTTSRARRAGIAAFVGTTIEWYDFYVYATAAALVFGPIFFPSDDPLAETASAFATFAVAFLVRPIGGILFGHIGDKFGRRVSLVMTLLLMGVATVLVGCLPTHSDVGILAPILLIALRALQGLAVGGEWGGAVLMSVEHAPEKSKTFYGGFTQLGNPAGALLASGIFAIMARMGDDFIIDGGWRIPFLASIVLIGVGFWVRYRVEESPVFASKVEGRKQSMPLAFALRRNWKPILLGIGILPISTGGYYLATTFATAYATNEPILLDERVILDAMTVASFVEFLVTLPIAWLGDKWGRKNIMYIGLVTSLLTFAPFLLIMPGQIEPLIFLFASLVRIVMSATYAPIAAILAQMFRPQARYTSISLSYGLGAAIWAGFSPWFATMLVQWTGSIWSVIVMFAGMAAIAFACTWFAPQHSDEAPVTESFTPRTDTTANPLP, via the coding sequence ATGACTTCGAACGACACGCGGTCCACGACCAGCAGGGCCCGCAGGGCCGGCATCGCGGCCTTCGTCGGCACCACCATCGAGTGGTACGACTTCTACGTCTACGCGACCGCTGCGGCGCTCGTGTTCGGACCGATCTTCTTCCCCAGCGACGATCCGCTCGCCGAGACGGCTTCGGCATTCGCCACCTTCGCGGTCGCGTTCCTCGTGCGTCCCATCGGCGGCATCCTGTTCGGGCACATCGGCGACAAGTTCGGGCGCCGAGTCTCGCTCGTGATGACCCTGCTCCTGATGGGCGTCGCGACGGTGCTGGTCGGCTGCCTGCCGACCCACAGCGACGTCGGCATCCTCGCACCCATCCTGCTCATCGCGCTGCGAGCGCTGCAGGGCCTGGCCGTCGGCGGGGAGTGGGGCGGGGCCGTGCTCATGAGCGTCGAGCACGCACCCGAGAAGTCGAAGACCTTCTACGGCGGCTTCACGCAGCTCGGCAACCCGGCAGGCGCCCTGCTGGCATCCGGCATCTTCGCGATCATGGCGCGCATGGGCGATGACTTCATCATCGACGGCGGCTGGCGGATCCCGTTCCTGGCCTCGATCGTGCTGATCGGCGTCGGCTTCTGGGTGCGCTATCGGGTTGAGGAGTCGCCCGTCTTCGCCAGCAAGGTCGAGGGCCGCAAGCAGTCCATGCCGCTCGCCTTCGCACTTCGTCGCAACTGGAAGCCGATCCTGCTGGGCATCGGCATCCTGCCGATCTCCACCGGCGGCTACTACCTCGCCACCACCTTCGCGACCGCGTACGCCACGAACGAGCCGATCCTGCTGGACGAGCGGGTCATCCTCGACGCCATGACCGTCGCATCGTTCGTCGAGTTCCTGGTGACGCTGCCGATCGCCTGGCTCGGCGACAAGTGGGGCCGCAAGAACATCATGTACATCGGCCTCGTCACGTCGCTGCTCACCTTCGCGCCGTTCCTGCTGATCATGCCGGGCCAGATCGAGCCGCTCATCTTCCTCTTCGCCTCGCTGGTGCGCATCGTGATGAGTGCCACGTACGCGCCGATCGCCGCGATCCTCGCCCAGATGTTCCGCCCGCAGGCGAGGTACACCTCGATCTCGCTGTCGTACGGCTTGGGTGCCGCCATCTGGGCGGGCTTCTCGCCCTGGTTCGCGACCATGCTCGTGCAGTGGACCGGATCGATCTGGTCGGTGATCGTGATGTTCGCCGGCATGGCGGCCATCGCCTTCGCCTGCACGTGGTTCGCGCCGCAGCACTCCGACGAGGCGCCCGTGACCGAGTCGTTCACGCCTCGCACCGACACGACCGCGAACCCGCTGCCGTGA
- the speB gene encoding agmatinase, whose amino-acid sequence MTEPIGPVDASVNPRYSGIATFARLPRIEEVPRADIAIVGIPFDTGVSYRPGTRFGPSHVRESSRLLRPYNPAQDASPFADAQVVDAGDIPVNPFDIAEAVTEVERAATELGERADRIVAIGGDHTMALPLLRAVAKQHGPVAVLHFDAHLDTWDTYFGAPITHGTPFRRASEEGLIDLTASCHVGTRGPLYSKQDLEDDARLGFSIITSEYLEEHGVAAAIERMRERVGDKPLYISIDIDVLDPAHAPGTGTPEAGGMTSRELLRMLRSLADKAIVGADVVEVSPAYDHAQMTGIAASHAIYELVTLLSRQSARLRRS is encoded by the coding sequence ATGACCGAGCCCATCGGCCCCGTCGACGCATCCGTCAACCCCCGCTACTCCGGGATCGCCACCTTCGCGCGCCTGCCGCGCATCGAGGAGGTGCCGCGCGCGGACATCGCCATCGTCGGCATCCCGTTCGACACCGGGGTGAGCTACCGCCCCGGCACGCGGTTCGGGCCATCGCATGTGCGGGAGTCGTCGCGCCTGCTGCGCCCCTACAACCCGGCGCAGGATGCCTCGCCGTTCGCGGACGCGCAGGTCGTCGACGCCGGGGACATCCCGGTGAACCCCTTCGACATCGCCGAGGCGGTCACCGAGGTCGAGCGCGCCGCGACCGAGCTGGGGGAGCGGGCTGACCGGATCGTCGCGATCGGCGGCGACCACACCATGGCCCTGCCGCTCCTGCGGGCGGTCGCGAAGCAGCACGGACCGGTCGCGGTGCTGCACTTCGACGCGCACCTCGACACCTGGGACACCTACTTCGGCGCCCCCATCACGCACGGCACGCCCTTCCGTCGCGCGAGCGAGGAGGGCCTGATCGACCTGACGGCCTCCTGCCACGTCGGCACCCGCGGCCCGCTCTACTCGAAGCAGGATCTCGAGGACGACGCGCGGCTCGGCTTCTCGATCATCACCAGCGAGTACCTGGAGGAGCACGGCGTGGCCGCGGCGATCGAGCGGATGCGCGAGCGGGTCGGTGACAAGCCGCTCTACATCTCGATCGACATCGACGTGCTGGACCCAGCGCACGCGCCGGGGACGGGGACGCCGGAGGCAGGCGGCATGACGAGCCGCGAGCTGCTGCGGATGCTGCGCAGCCTCGCCGACAAGGCGATCGTCGGCGCCGACGTGGTGGAGGTCTCGCCGGCCTATGATCACGCGCAGATGACCGGCATCGCCGCGAGCCACGCGATCTATGAACTGGTGACGCTGCTGTCGCGGCAGAGCGCGCGCCTGCGTCGATCCTGA
- a CDS encoding thiamine pyrophosphate-dependent enzyme, producing the protein MTGAAATDDRYTDTTARAVLETIRAYGVTAVFGIPGTHNLELYRPLQALGMRAVTNRHEQGSGYGADGWAQQTGLPGVVITTSGPGLQNAMSAVGTAFCESRPMIVLSPGVALGAEFADVGTLHETKDASAMADAVAAWSRRVTTAAEAVDAVHDAFALFRSGRPRPVHIEIPLDVLEAAADVPSAARAARPAPEAAAGERSAVLEAASLLEHAAAPVIIAGGGATSAARAVTSLAERLGAPVLTTLNGKGTLDEHHPLSLGSNLRLEAARLVAEAADVLVVVGSKLGEAELWAPSLEARGRVIRIDIEATQLHKNLAATVGIVGDASAVLAAILDALPDSGAAAPGLTAVREAIEAEVRQALPETVALAKVIASALPEDAIVAGDSSQIVYLALANVLRQSRPHSLLYTPTYATLGYGLPAAIGARVAQTQRPVVTVIGDGALMFCVNELATAIEQRLDLTIVCVDNGGYAEIKQNELDRGIAPIGVDLVQPDWAALATAFGATGTRVATAADIPDAIRAAVAAGGVQLIHIPQRQL; encoded by the coding sequence GTGACGGGAGCAGCCGCAACCGACGACCGCTACACGGACACCACGGCCCGCGCGGTGCTCGAGACGATCCGCGCCTACGGGGTGACGGCCGTGTTCGGCATCCCCGGCACCCACAATCTCGAGCTCTACCGTCCGCTGCAGGCGCTGGGCATGCGCGCGGTCACCAATCGGCACGAGCAGGGTTCGGGCTACGGGGCCGACGGATGGGCGCAGCAGACCGGGCTACCGGGCGTCGTCATCACCACCTCCGGCCCCGGCCTGCAGAATGCGATGAGCGCCGTCGGCACCGCGTTCTGCGAGTCGCGGCCCATGATCGTGCTGTCGCCGGGCGTCGCGCTCGGAGCCGAGTTCGCCGACGTCGGGACGCTGCACGAGACGAAGGACGCCTCGGCCATGGCCGACGCGGTCGCGGCATGGTCGCGCCGCGTCACGACCGCGGCGGAGGCGGTCGACGCCGTGCACGACGCATTCGCGCTGTTCCGCAGCGGCCGTCCGCGCCCCGTGCACATCGAGATCCCGCTCGACGTGCTCGAGGCAGCGGCCGACGTGCCGAGCGCAGCGCGTGCGGCACGGCCCGCACCCGAGGCAGCGGCGGGCGAGCGCAGCGCGGTGCTCGAAGCCGCCTCGCTGCTGGAGCACGCCGCAGCCCCCGTCATCATCGCGGGCGGCGGCGCGACGAGCGCTGCGCGAGCAGTGACCTCGCTCGCGGAGCGCCTCGGCGCTCCGGTGCTCACCACCCTGAACGGCAAGGGCACCCTCGACGAGCACCACCCGCTCTCGCTCGGCTCGAACCTGCGCCTCGAGGCCGCGCGCTTGGTCGCGGAGGCGGCGGATGTGCTGGTGGTGGTGGGTTCGAAGCTGGGCGAGGCCGAGCTGTGGGCCCCGTCGCTCGAGGCGCGCGGTCGGGTCATCCGCATCGACATCGAGGCGACGCAGCTGCACAAGAACCTGGCGGCCACGGTCGGCATCGTCGGCGACGCGAGCGCCGTGCTCGCGGCGATCCTCGACGCGCTGCCCGACTCGGGCGCGGCGGCTCCTGGCCTCACCGCGGTGCGCGAGGCGATCGAGGCGGAGGTGCGCCAAGCGCTGCCGGAGACGGTGGCGCTCGCGAAGGTGATCGCCTCGGCGCTGCCGGAGGACGCGATCGTCGCCGGCGACTCCTCGCAGATCGTCTACCTGGCGCTGGCAAACGTGCTGCGCCAGTCGCGCCCGCACTCGCTGCTCTACACGCCGACCTACGCGACCCTCGGCTACGGCCTTCCCGCGGCGATCGGTGCCCGCGTGGCGCAGACGCAGCGTCCCGTGGTCACGGTCATCGGCGACGGCGCGCTGATGTTCTGCGTCAACGAGCTCGCGACCGCCATCGAGCAGCGACTCGACCTCACGATCGTCTGCGTCGACAACGGTGGCTACGCCGAGATCAAGCAGAACGAGCTCGATCGGGGCATCGCCCCCATCGGCGTCGACCTCGTGCAGCCCGACTGGGCGGCGCTCGCGACCGCCTTCGGTGCGACGGGCACGCGGGTCGCGACCGCCGCCGACATCCCGGATGCGATCCGAGCCGCGGTCGCCGCCGGCGGCGTGCAGCTCATCCACATCCCGCAGCGGCAGCTCTGA
- a CDS encoding DUF3054 domain-containing protein has translation MRTTRPTTSATSILLALALDAALVLGFAAAGLASHGSGVLSAGGMAIATTAMPFLVALMLGWLVGRLWRAPLAPIRTGLPIWLVTLTGGMLLRFATGQGTALPFVIVAALTLLVLLVGWRAAASSLARRHARGRTEA, from the coding sequence ATGCGAACGACTCGACCCACGACATCCGCCACCTCGATCCTGCTCGCGCTGGCGCTCGACGCGGCGCTCGTGCTCGGCTTCGCCGCCGCGGGGCTCGCGAGCCACGGCAGCGGGGTGCTCTCCGCCGGCGGCATGGCCATCGCCACCACCGCCATGCCGTTCCTGGTCGCGCTGATGCTCGGCTGGCTGGTCGGTCGGCTCTGGCGGGCGCCGCTCGCGCCGATCCGCACCGGACTGCCGATCTGGCTGGTAACCCTGACGGGCGGCATGCTGCTGCGCTTCGCGACCGGGCAGGGCACCGCGCTCCCGTTCGTGATCGTCGCGGCGCTGACCCTGCTGGTGCTGCTGGTCGGATGGCGCGCGGCTGCGAGCTCGCTCGCGCGGCGGCATGCTCGCGGGCGCACCGAGGCGTAG
- a CDS encoding phosphatase PAP2 family protein encodes MTLTRRERLRELHTKFLVEERHLDAAARRRLYVTAGVLTTVGLVGFIVLLVGVVTQTGVERLDQPVNTYFDSLRSPSTTPFMIALAVIFGPVALPIIVLAVTVTWSIVAKHLWRPILLAGGMLTGVVLAQVIAPIVQHPRPPVEDMLFGPDHSFSFPSGHVLGASNFFLLLAFLLASRLQKTWFTALAVTVAIVMVVTQAAGRIYLGYHYISDTMASVTLAMIILGCVIAIDTRRTVRVPPEELEETTIVPDA; translated from the coding sequence ATGACACTCACGCGACGCGAACGTCTGCGGGAACTGCACACGAAGTTCCTCGTGGAGGAGCGCCATCTGGATGCCGCCGCGCGCAGGCGGCTCTACGTGACCGCCGGCGTGCTCACGACGGTGGGTCTCGTCGGCTTCATCGTGCTGCTGGTCGGCGTCGTCACGCAGACCGGGGTGGAGCGGCTGGACCAGCCGGTGAACACCTACTTCGACAGCCTGCGCTCACCGTCGACGACGCCGTTCATGATCGCGCTGGCGGTGATCTTCGGCCCCGTCGCGCTGCCCATCATCGTGCTGGCCGTCACGGTGACCTGGTCCATCGTCGCCAAGCATCTCTGGCGTCCCATCCTGCTCGCCGGCGGCATGCTGACCGGCGTGGTGCTGGCGCAGGTGATCGCGCCGATCGTGCAGCATCCGCGCCCTCCGGTCGAGGACATGCTGTTCGGGCCCGACCACTCCTTCTCGTTCCCCTCCGGGCACGTGCTGGGCGCCTCCAACTTCTTCCTGCTGCTGGCGTTCCTGCTCGCGAGCCGGTTGCAGAAGACGTGGTTCACGGCGCTCGCGGTGACCGTCGCGATCGTCATGGTCGTCACGCAGGCAGCCGGGCGCATCTACCTCGGCTACCACTACATCAGCGACACCATGGCGTCGGTCACGCTCGCCATGATCATCCTCGGCTGCGTGATCGCGATCGATACGCGGCGCACGGTCAGGGTGCCGCCGGAGGAGCTGGAGGAGACGACGATCGTGCCCGACGCCTGA
- a CDS encoding ArsA family ATPase: protein MLLNLARSRRILFVGGKGGVGKTSVSAALALARARDGGRVLLVSTDPAHNLGQVWDRVLSDAPTRVCTHGAGYVDAVEIDPHATIERHFANVADTMRRLLPDRLHAQARQHLEQAKAAPGSHESAVLERIAELIDSSRDSHDLVLFDTAPSGHTLRLLALPAQLTTWMETLLASRDRSERFAAAARSVVGRGDEAPSADAELRRTLLARRDRFSLMGRLVTDPAQTSFIVVSVAERLPVAESIDVVRQLTALAIDPAAIVVNRRSPADAGALLAERREQEERHLERLREAVDGIPIVQTPLLPGDLAGAEALGLLADHLVESAV, encoded by the coding sequence ATGCTGCTGAACCTCGCGCGCTCGCGCCGCATCCTCTTCGTCGGCGGCAAGGGCGGGGTCGGCAAGACGTCGGTCTCGGCTGCGCTCGCCCTGGCGCGTGCCCGCGACGGCGGCCGGGTCTTGCTGGTCTCGACCGACCCGGCGCACAACCTCGGCCAGGTGTGGGATCGGGTGCTGTCGGATGCGCCGACGCGCGTGTGCACCCATGGTGCCGGCTACGTCGATGCCGTCGAGATCGACCCGCACGCCACCATCGAGCGTCATTTCGCGAACGTCGCCGACACGATGCGGCGGCTGCTGCCCGATCGGCTGCACGCGCAGGCGCGGCAGCACCTCGAGCAGGCGAAGGCGGCCCCGGGCAGCCACGAGTCTGCGGTGCTCGAGCGCATCGCGGAGCTGATCGATTCCAGCCGCGACAGCCACGACCTGGTGCTCTTCGACACCGCACCCTCCGGGCACACGCTGCGGCTGCTCGCGCTGCCCGCGCAGCTGACGACCTGGATGGAGACGCTGCTCGCGAGCCGCGACCGGTCGGAGCGCTTCGCCGCCGCCGCGCGCAGCGTCGTCGGCAGGGGTGACGAGGCGCCGAGCGCAGATGCCGAGCTGCGGCGCACGCTCCTGGCGCGCCGCGATCGCTTCTCGCTCATGGGCCGCCTCGTGACCGACCCGGCGCAGACCTCGTTCATCGTGGTGAGCGTGGCGGAACGACTGCCGGTCGCGGAGTCCATCGACGTCGTCCGACAGCTCACGGCGCTCGCCATCGACCCCGCGGCGATCGTGGTGAATCGCCGGTCGCCCGCGGATGCGGGCGCGCTGCTCGCCGAGCGCCGCGAGCAGGAGGAGCGCCACCTGGAGCGCCTGCGCGAGGCGGTCGACGGCATCCCGATCGTGCAGACGCCGCTGCTGCCTGGCGACCTCGCCGGCGCCGAGGCGCTCGGGCTGCTGGCGGACCACCTCGTCGAGTCGGCAGTGTGA
- a CDS encoding cory-CC-star protein, translated as MASTDDRAQRREHRSRRWAAFRDGLHEFYVGPYRQTLLREQRDEDDLFMIVVLGEALGVPDPAAYYSAELAPAVWGDFHAWHRRIGIPSSPLDHVACC; from the coding sequence ATGGCCTCGACGGACGACCGAGCCCAGCGCCGGGAGCACCGCTCTCGGCGCTGGGCCGCGTTCCGCGACGGCCTCCACGAGTTCTACGTCGGCCCCTACCGGCAGACGCTGCTGCGCGAGCAGCGCGACGAGGACGACCTGTTCATGATCGTGGTGCTGGGGGAGGCGCTGGGCGTTCCCGACCCGGCCGCCTACTACTCGGCAGAGCTCGCACCGGCGGTCTGGGGCGACTTCCATGCCTGGCATCGCCGCATCGGGATCCCGTCGTCGCCCTTGGACCACGTCGCATGCTGCTGA
- a CDS encoding glutaredoxin domain-containing protein: MQNEKIRVFGADWCRDCRRTKQQFDGLELDYEYIDLELDEAAAAEAQRISGRMNIPVVVFPDGTHHVEPSNADVEAKLRELALL, translated from the coding sequence ATGCAGAACGAGAAGATCCGCGTCTTCGGCGCCGACTGGTGCCGCGACTGCCGCCGCACGAAGCAGCAGTTCGATGGCCTCGAGCTGGACTACGAGTACATCGACCTGGAGCTGGACGAGGCTGCCGCCGCCGAAGCGCAGCGCATCTCGGGCCGCATGAACATCCCCGTCGTGGTCTTCCCCGACGGCACGCACCATGTCGAGCCGTCGAACGCCGACGTCGAGGCGAAGCTGCGGGAGCTCGCGCTCCTCTGA
- a CDS encoding DoxX family membrane protein: MTHQPVSLAQHIVRVLLGLSLVFAGVGHLTFARQEFQAQVPPWLPLDPDFVVVASGVVEIALGLALIALLRYRVVVGLIVAAFFVAVFPGNVSQWLQERDGFGLDSDAARFGRLFFQPVLIALALWSTGAWDALRRRWRARTRREQ, encoded by the coding sequence ATGACCCATCAGCCCGTTTCGCTCGCGCAGCACATCGTGCGCGTGCTGCTCGGGCTGTCGCTCGTCTTCGCCGGGGTCGGACACCTCACCTTCGCTCGCCAGGAGTTCCAGGCGCAGGTGCCCCCGTGGCTGCCGCTCGACCCTGACTTCGTCGTGGTCGCCTCCGGCGTGGTGGAGATCGCGCTCGGGCTCGCGCTGATCGCGCTGCTGCGGTACCGCGTCGTGGTCGGGCTCATCGTCGCGGCCTTCTTCGTCGCGGTGTTCCCCGGCAACGTGTCGCAGTGGCTGCAGGAGCGCGACGGCTTCGGTCTCGACAGCGACGCGGCCCGCTTCGGTCGGCTCTTCTTTCAGCCCGTGCTCATCGCGCTCGCCCTCTGGTCGACCGGCGCCTGGGATGCGCTGCGACGCCGCTGGCGGGCACGCACGCGCCGCGAGCAGTGA
- a CDS encoding zinc-binding dehydrogenase produces MRAIVHDQFGEPEDVLRVADRPVPEPGPGEVRVRTTLASIHNHDLWTVRGTYGFVPALPAPSGTEAAGVVEALGEGVDTLAAGDRVIAGGIFGVWAEQFVAKATALIPAPEGLPDEAAAQLVAMPFSAVSLLHSLALEPGQWLVQNAANGAVGRMVAQLARGRGIRVVGLVRRAEAIDELRAAGIGDIVATSEEGWRDRVAAITDGAEIAAGVDSVGGAAAGEMLSVLGTGGTLVAFGAMGASTLELAVSDVIFKQATVRGFWGSAVSRDMDPAVRGALFAELSERLAAGDLTLPVSSIHGFDDVREAVLASLTPGRVGKVLLRP; encoded by the coding sequence ATGCGTGCCATCGTCCATGACCAGTTCGGCGAGCCGGAGGACGTGCTGCGCGTCGCAGACCGGCCCGTGCCCGAGCCCGGCCCGGGGGAGGTTCGCGTGCGCACCACCCTCGCCAGCATCCACAACCACGACCTCTGGACGGTGCGCGGCACCTACGGCTTCGTGCCAGCGCTGCCCGCGCCGAGCGGCACCGAGGCAGCCGGTGTTGTGGAGGCGCTCGGCGAGGGCGTCGACACCCTCGCGGCCGGCGATCGCGTGATCGCCGGCGGCATCTTCGGCGTGTGGGCCGAGCAGTTCGTGGCGAAGGCCACCGCGCTCATCCCCGCGCCCGAGGGTCTGCCGGATGAGGCCGCCGCGCAGCTGGTGGCGATGCCGTTCAGTGCCGTGAGCCTGCTGCACAGCCTCGCGCTCGAGCCGGGGCAGTGGCTGGTGCAGAACGCCGCGAACGGCGCCGTCGGTCGCATGGTCGCGCAGCTCGCCCGTGGGCGCGGCATCCGTGTCGTCGGCCTCGTCCGAAGGGCCGAGGCGATCGACGAGCTGCGAGCGGCGGGCATCGGAGACATCGTCGCGACCTCCGAGGAGGGATGGCGCGACCGGGTGGCGGCCATCACCGACGGCGCGGAGATCGCTGCGGGCGTCGATTCGGTCGGCGGCGCGGCAGCGGGCGAGATGCTCTCGGTGCTCGGCACCGGCGGCACGCTCGTCGCGTTCGGGGCCATGGGCGCATCGACGCTCGAGCTCGCGGTCAGCGACGTGATTTTCAAGCAGGCCACGGTGCGCGGATTCTGGGGCAGCGCCGTGAGCCGCGACATGGATCCGGCCGTGCGCGGCGCGCTGTTCGCCGAGCTCTCGGAACGACTCGCCGCGGGCGACCTCACGCTGCCCGTCTCGAGCATCCATGGCTTCGACGACGTGCGTGAGGCAGTGCTCGCGAGCCTGACGCCCGGCCGGGTCGGCAAGGTGCTGCTGCGCCCCTGA